DNA from Musa acuminata AAA Group cultivar baxijiao chromosome BXJ1-5, Cavendish_Baxijiao_AAA, whole genome shotgun sequence:
TTAGGCGAGGGTACGTCGGAACTAATTATAAATTAGCTCAattgttaaatctttttagtatctcaatctttaaacttaaaaattttatatttatgaaaataaaatattaatattatttactcGTCGTTGGTTTTACCGACGAAAGATACAGCACATGATAATATATGCATAGATGACAcgaaaataagtaaaaaaatatttttatgatgatcGTGTCGTGGGTAGTTGTTGTGGTAGTGGTCGATGAGAATGATGTTGTGATCAATCTTATCGATATTGATCTGAATATCGATGACAGGGAGAAAGAGGAGACAAAGCAGTGAGACATTTGTGTTAGTGACCAATGAATAAGAGGATGAAGACAAGACATCTACATTAGCATCGTATCactttgcctcctcttcctcctccagcatcgctctgcatctgcgtcgacaccgaaggaagaagaggaggtaagTAAAGCATCTGCATGACCAATGATgaggagagaagaggaagaggaggcaagtgTGGCAGAGCAGTACGACATTGAAGAAGGAAATGGAGGAAGGTAAGGCATTTGCATCAACGTCGCATCGCTCtaccttctttttgttcttgtcgACCACTACATCATTCAATGCGACGTCGCACTGCCTCCTCTATGTTAGTGTCATACCGCTATATCTTCTCTTCATTTTACTCAACCATCGCATTATTCAATGCAGCGTCGCATAGTTTTGCTTTCTCTTTTTTCTCACCAACCACTACATCatcgaaagagaaagaggaggcaAAGTGATACAACACAAATGCAAATACCTCACCAGTCTCCTTTTTTTGCCTCTAGCATCATGCCTTTTTACCTCCTCTTTGTTCTCATCGACTACCACATGATTTGGTGTGGTGTTGCATTATTCCCTCTTTGCCGGTATCGTATCGCTCTATCTCTTCTTTGTTCTCATCAACTACCATATGGTTTAGTACAGCGTTGCACTACCACCTCTTTGTCAGCACCGCACCGCTCTACCTCTTCTTCATTCTCATCGACTGTTGTATTgccaaaagaggaagaagaagaagagcgatGTGACATCAACATAGATGCCTCCTCTGACCACGATGCAAATACCTTATCATTTTGCCTCCTTATTATCGATGTTCGGATTGACATCGATAGATTCAACCATATATCGATCTCATTGACTATCACCACAACAATCACTCATGATGCTATCGTCCGCTATCATAATTGAGATTATCTTTTTATCCATCATTTTTGTGTCATTCATGTTTTATCACGTGTTATATCTTTCGTCGATAAAACCAATAATATTAGGGTAAAttaggttaaatattttattttcataattataaatattttaatataaacttttaaaatttaaaactaatatgtaattagctcaaaCTACAATCCTAACGATAAAACAAAGATGTGGCGCATCTTATGGGGTATGGCTTTGCATCGGAGAAAAGTTGTTTGGAGCATTCGATATACTATTAATATAAAACCATGACCGAGTTAGCACTCGAATATAATTATATTGGCGTAGGAGTCACGAGACGTTCCAGGTCGAGCGCTCCTTCAACGGAAAGCCACTGCACACACTCAACCTATCTGTCTTATCCAGAGAGATGAATTGGAAGAATAACCTTAAAAgagtttgattatatatatatatatatatattaaatttacaatttataattataatatgataaTTTAAGTATTTAGATtgaattaatatataatttaatatatattaatattgacTAATTTATCTTAAACTCATCATTATTAAATTTCTTATATAGAATCAGAATTAGACAGATAAAAATTAATATAGtcaaacttaaaaaaaatataatccatTAAACTTTTGTTCGATTAAATCAAGATGAGTCATACCATCACGATAAATAAATACAAATGAGAAAATTAAGTCTGACCCTTGAATGAAGGCAATAAACTCATAAATAAATATGAGAAAATATTGGTCATAATTAACTGGTGTAAAATTTGGACGAACCTTATAGTTGCCCAGTCGTAATTTTACCAAAAGATTTTAAACACCAACATTCGTCCCTCCCTCCGTATGCTCACCGTACAATTATTCATACAtatcgaacaagtttctttgccttGCCAGGTAGGAGATACAAGTAGTATGACTAGCCGAATCACCTTCCATAGAGCTAGCCATTTGTCCGTTGTAGTCATCGAGCAACCACTGAATTGGATGGTGGGGTGTCGATGGTGAGCAATTGACGATCATTTCATTCGCCAGTCTCCATGCGTCTGACGACGGCGCAGACACCCACTTGGAGGGTTTTATAtggggagcgagagagagagagagagatcgagagCGAGAGTGCAGAGATGAGGGAGGGCAACGTGGTGCTATTCCCGTTCTTGGCGCACGGCCACATGAACCCTTTCCTTGACCTCGCTCGCCTGCTCTCCGCCCGCTACCCTCACCTCACCCTCACCCTCATCACGACCTCCGGCAACCTCGCTGGCTTCCGCCGCCTCCAGCTACCTACCTCCATCCGCCTCGTCGCCCTCCCCTTCTGCCCCTCTGATCACGGACTCCCTCCCGACGCCGATACCTCCTTCGCTCTCCCACCACACCTCGTAACCCACCTGAACCACGTTATCGAGGGATGCCTCCTCCCCTCCTTCCGCCGCCTCCTCTCCGACTTGATCTCCGCTGCCTCCCCTCCCGTAATCTGCGTCATCGCCGACATGTTCCTCGGCTGGACGGCCCCGGTGGCCAAAGAGCTTGGCGTCTTCCACGCCACCCTCTACACCTCCGGCCCTTATGCCATGTCCATCTATTATTCCATTTGGATCAACCTTCCGCACGTTGATGGGAGCGACGGCGAAGACGATGAGATTGCCGTCCCGGGTGTCCCCGGCGTCACCGTGCGCCGCCGCCAGCTGACGCCCAACATGCGCTCCGCCAGATCACCCGACCACAAGAGCGCCGCCTTTGTCCGCCGCCAGGCAGTGCTCTGCAGCAGCTCCGGCGCCACCCTCTGGAACACTGCCGAGGTCCTCGAGAAGCCGTTCCTCGACGCCTGGGCCAGGTCAACCGGCCAGCCGGTCTACGCCGTGGGTCCCCTCTTCGCCGCCGCCGGTCGAGTAGCAAGAGGCGATGGCGGGCTCGCTGCGGAGTGCCTCGCGTGGCTGGACCGCCATGTATCAGGGTCCGTGGTCTACGTGTCGTTTGGGTCACAGAACCGCCTGCcggcggaggaggcggcggagcTAGCGGCAGCGTTGGAGGAGCAAGGAAGACCGTTCCTGTGGGCAGCCCCAGCGCCTGACCAGGCCCCGCCGCCACCGCCTGCTGGGAAGAGCGAGTGGACGTCGGGGCTGGTGGCGCGGGGTTGGGTCCCGCAGGTGGATATCCTGAGGCATGCGGCGGTGGGCGCGTTCGTGAGCCACGGGGGGTGGAACTCGGCGCTGGAGAGCCTCCGGTTCGGGGTGCCGGTGGTGGTGCGACCGATGGGAGGCGAGCAGTTCTGCAACGCGAAGCTGGTGGCGGAGGTGCTgggggcgggggcgggggcggaGGCGGTGGGGGGCAGGGAGGTGGCGGAGGCGGTGGCGGAGGTGATGGGGGAGGGCGAGAGGGCGAGGGAAGTGAGGCGGAGGGCGAGGGAGATCGCGGAGGGTCTAGCGGCAGCGGTCGAGGGCGGCGGCAGCGGGGACAAGGGGGCGTCCCTGACGGCGTTGGACGAGTTCGTGAATTCGGCGACAAGTCGCGACACGTGTGGAGCAGCTGTCGGAGTCGATGTCTAACTTGAAACGTGTCCTCATGCACGTGGGGGCCACCGACCTTTTTCCGACAAGACAGCGAGGGTATCTGTTGTCTTTTAATTTCTATGGCCTCTTTTGTTGCCTCGGGTTGTCAGACTCATGAGGGTATCGACCCTAATAATCGAAAACGCGTGTCTGCATCTTATGGCTTTCCTTCGAAGAACAGACATTGAGATCACCACAAAGTAGTAGTTTCGTTAAACGTTAAGTTGGTTCGGTTTGGAATTTTTATTTGAACCACTAGTGGTTGAGTTGCTATGAATATAAATGAAAGACGTAAAGTTTAGGGATTGGCGGTTCAATCGAGACAGATGGGACAAAATCATGACTCATcagcataatatttttatatttttcatgcatgctctTTTATAATTTATCGTGCATCATTGTATATATACAATGATACATTATCatcacataataaaaaaaataaaataagataaaaaataaagaatattttttattataaaaattttaagataaacGATTAtggattattttctttttatcgCTAGATAAGATCAAAATAACTACCAAAGATCATTGAAAATTATCCTCCGACTTATTTTCaacgtaatatatatatatatatatatatatatatatatatattgatcatTTACGTCATACTTATTTATTTCGAATTACTAACTTAGACGTCGAATGGATTAAATCAGAAAATCTCTTCTAATCTCAATCCACGTGCAAGTGATATTGGAGCTCAATATTTTTATCTGAAAAACACACAATCGAATAACCTGCAAATAAGTTCGAACCACGACGAATTAATTAGGATATCAACTTCCTCCTGTCTGTAGAACAAAGATTTGCAATGTATAGTCCAACTTAAACCTTACTCGGTAGGTTTAAGAATATGATATAGACATGGTTACAATACAACGTAATAATTCGACCATAAGTCAAATATGGATTTGATTGAAATCTTTGACtcgtatttataattttattcatgACCGCTCATATTTGGATAGGACTGATATAATCCAAAATTTTTACTACAATTTTGGTATTTTGTATAGAACTTTATCTCTTTCTCACACAACCAATAGTTAGTAATCTTCTAGAAAAAATTGTAAAAGTTGAcgaatgctatatatatatatatatatatagtactcaAATTGATAAGTTGttgatttttttagaaaaagaaaggaaaattaactaTCAAAGGGAAGCATATAATTCAACATAGAAGTCCTCCTCTTGGCTTATCAACTTAACTGTCGATATAGCAAAATACAAAACCATCAAAATTCTTGTAGTCCTCCTTCATTTGTATCTTTCAATTTTTGTGGACAGGACGATATCATACATGACACGGTAAAAGTATTCATCCGTAAACCTCTTATGAATAGTGACATCTTTCTAATAATTTGACCACAAGCAAATATGAGTCCAATTGAAATCTTGGCTCATCCTTATAATCTCATTCATTACCACTCATATTTGGACAAGATTGGTATAATCCAAATGTAATACGTCTCAACTAAAATTTTGACATTTCGTATGAATCTTTGTCTCCTCATACAACGAGTGCTTAGTAACATTTTAGAAAAATCCCTCGGAGTTGGTATAGTTGAGTTGACTTGACCTGAgaggtatatgtatatgtatatatatatgtatgtatatatatatatatgtatatatatgtatatatatatgtgtgtatatatatatgtatatatatatattttaatctccCAATAAAAAGAAAACATATGTACTCAATTTGATGAGttgttatttttttaagaaaaagaagaaaaaattgatgATCAAAGGGAAAGCATGTAATTCAACATATAGGAAGTTAATTGCTGATATAGGAAGTTACAAACCCACCAAAATTCCTGTCTAAAATATCATTTTTACTCTCTTACATATCCACTTGAGTGGTAATATAGCAATAATTTGTGATTTACAAAATGAAAAAAAGTTACACTCGAACAAGACCTGAGATACACTACATGTTGATTTCTCCATTTGTATCTTTTAATTTTAGTGGACACTACGGTACATTACATAACATGGTATAGTATTCACCACATCATCTCTCGTCCCGTAGACCTCTCCGTGGACTTGTGACATCGCTGTATGATTTCGTTTAATAAGagtaaaaaaaaagtaattttcatgccaaagacaaaaaaaaaaatataggagaGGAAAAGTCTAAGCGGCATGCATACCACTGGATGTCATGATCATCAGAATGGAATTTCGAGTAATAGTTGTGGAATTCTTGTGACCGATGCACGCATGCAGTGAGAGAATTGGCCAAGAATATTGATCTGCATCACCTGTAAATACCTTATCTCTTTGCTCAACTACCATGTAACACAAAAAAACATATTCGCCTTCTTGTCTTACTGCATGCTATACTTATGGCATCTCAGCTTCACAAAACTTTGCTTTGTGCCACTTTGCTGATGCTGCTGCTTCCCCGTGCTCCTCTTGTTAAAGCTTCACTCGGATCCCAAGGGAGGGCGTTGCTCCACTGGAAAGCCACTCTAAGGAGTCCTCAATCCCTGAGATCTTGGAACCTCAATTCTAGTCCATGCAATTGGACCGGAGTTACATGCAATTACACAGGTAGAGGACGTTTGGTGATCACCGAGATATCCCTGCCGAGCATGGACTTGGCAGGACCACTTGATTCTATTGATTTCTCGGCATTGAGATCGCTCATCCGTCTCAATCTCTCATACAACCAACTCGATGGGGTAATTTCTCCGACCATCTCGGCACTCTCCAGGCTCGTATCTCTTGATCTTACTAGCAATCAATTCACAAGCAAAATCCCAGTTGGGATTGGCTCCATGAAAGATATCCAGTTCTTAAGTCTTAGACAAAATCAAATTGTTGGTACTATACCTCCATCTTTAAGTAACCTCACCAATCTTGTGTCTTTGTACCTGGACGATAATAAGCTTGTGGGTGTCATGCCTAAAGAGTTAGGGAGGCTCTATGAGTTGATGTATCTAAATATTGGGGTCAATAGCCTATCTGGTTCAATCCCTTCTAGTCTAGGAAATTTGACAAAGCTCCGCTTCTTAGCTCTATACCAAAATCAGCTCTCGAGTCCTATCCCTTTTGAGATTGGAAACCTCGTTGAGGTTACCAATCTCAACTTCTCAGAAAACCTATTAATCGGTTCAATTCCTTTTTCTATAGGAAACATGACTAGATTAGAGAGCCTTGATCTTCAAAAAAATCAATTGTCTGGTTTTATTCCTCTTGAGATTGAGAATCTAATTGAAGTTACTAATCTCTTACTCTCTAAAAACCGTTTGACTGGTCCTATACCTTCTTCTATAGGAAATATGACCAAATTAAAATTTCTTTATCTTTGGGATAATCAATTATCTGGTTTTATTCCTTTTGAAATTGGAAATCTAATTGAAGTTACTGATCTCGCACTCTTAAAAAATCAATTATCAGGTCCCATCCCTTCCTCTATAGGAAACATGACCAGATTAGAGAGTCTTTACCTTTGGGATAATCAATTATCCGGTTTTATTCCTCTTGAGATTGAAAATTTAATTGAAATTACTAATATTGAACTCTCAACAAACTTTTTGACCGGTCTCGTCCGTTCTTTTATAGGAAATATGACAAAATTAAAGACCCTTTATCTTGGGGATAATCAATTGTCTGGTTTTATTCCTCTTGAGATTGGAAATCTAATTGAAGTTACTGATCTCACACTCTCAAAAAATCAATTATCAAGTCCCATCCCTTCCTCTATAGGAAACATGACTAAGTTAGTTATCTTATCACTAGAAATGAACCAGTTCTCTAGCTCATTCCCTCCATCGGTTGGTAAGTTAAGCAAACTCAGAGAACTAAGTATATACGATAATcagttgtctggacctttgctatgGAGATCAACAATGTTACTGGACTGACACACCTAATGCTATCAAATAATAGCTTCGTTGGTTATTTACCGCCAGACATATGCAAAGGTGGAGCCCTGCAATACCTCATTCTTTACATGAACAACTTCCAAGGTCTCATTCCCACGACCTTGAAAAACTGTACGACACTAGAAAGGGTCCGTGTTCAACACAACCAACTCACCGGAGATGTTTCTCAATGTTTTGGAGTGTATCCCCATCTTTATTACATCGATTTGAGCTTCAATCTTCTCACCGGTACGCTATCtcgagagtgggcaaaatggcacaATCTGACGCTCTTGAGAATCTCAAATAACAACATCACCGGAGTCATACCCACCGAGTTTGGGCAGTTGACGAAAATGGGAGAGCTGGACCTCTCTTCCAATTACCTACAAGGAGAGATCCCAAAGAGCTTCGCCAGCTTAACCCTTCTCTACAATCTGAGCTTGGGCAACAACCAACTCGTCGGCCATGTGCCTCCGGAGTTTGGAATGCTGTCCAatcttgaactgcttgatctcTCGTCCAACAACTTGGCAGGAAGAATCCCCGATCAATTAGGCGACTGCATGAAACTCCGATCGTTGATGCTTAACAACAACAACTTCAGTGGAACCATTCCATTGGCCATTGGTAATCTGGTGGTCCTTCAAGACACCTTTGACGTCAGCCACAACTCACTAACAGGGGAGATTCCATCCCAACTCAGCAAATTGGTGATGCTGCAAAGCCTGAATCTATCGCATAATTCCTTGTCGGGTCATCTTCCATCTTCGCTAACGTATATGACGAGCTTGTCTACCGTAGATGTATCCTACAATGAACTGGACGGCCCTGTTCCTGATAGCCCAGCTTTCCGAAGAGCCCCAGCGGAGTGGTTTGCCCATAACATTGATCTATGTGGAGTTGTTCGAGGATTGCCTCCATGTGTTTCACCCGGTACTCCAACAATGATTGCCTCCATGGTTGTAATAACCATCATTTCTTCCGttgtcttcttccttctcttgtttATATTCATCGGAGCTGCTTTACGATTCCACAAGA
Protein-coding regions in this window:
- the LOC135673672 gene encoding crocetin glucosyltransferase 3-like is translated as MRLTTAQTPTWRVLYGEREREREIESESAEMREGNVVLFPFLAHGHMNPFLDLARLLSARYPHLTLTLITTSGNLAGFRRLQLPTSIRLVALPFCPSDHGLPPDADTSFALPPHLVTHLNHVIEGCLLPSFRRLLSDLISAASPPVICVIADMFLGWTAPVAKELGVFHATLYTSGPYAMSIYYSIWINLPHVDGSDGEDDEIAVPGVPGVTVRRRQLTPNMRSARSPDHKSAAFVRRQAVLCSSSGATLWNTAEVLEKPFLDAWARSTGQPVYAVGPLFAAAGRVARGDGGLAAECLAWLDRHVSGSVVYVSFGSQNRLPAEEAAELAAALEEQGRPFLWAAPAPDQAPPPPPAGKSEWTSGLVARGWVPQVDILRHAAVGAFVSHGGWNSALESLRFGVPVVVRPMGGEQFCNAKLVAEVLGAGAGAEAVGGREVAEAVAEVMGEGERAREVRRRAREIAEGLAAAVEGGGSGDKGASLTALDEFVNSATSRDTCGAAVGVDV
- the LOC135673673 gene encoding MDIS1-interacting receptor like kinase 2-like, which codes for MLSNNSFVGYLPPDICKGGALQYLILYMNNFQGLIPTTLKNCTTLERVRVQHNQLTGDVSQCFGVYPHLYYIDLSFNLLTGTLSREWAKWHNLTLLRISNNNITGVIPTEFGQLTKMGELDLSSNYLQGEIPKSFASLTLLYNLSLGNNQLVGHVPPEFGMLSNLELLDLSSNNLAGRIPDQLGDCMKLRSLMLNNNNFSGTIPLAIGNLVVLQDTFDVSHNSLTGEIPSQLSKLVMLQSLNLSHNSLSGHLPSSLTYMTSLSTVDVSYNELDGPVPDSPAFRRAPAEWFAHNIDLCGVVRGLPPCVSPGTPTMIASMVVITIISSVVFFLLLFIFIGAALRFHKRKKPPVPVDNNHIKEGAFCILNFVGRDVCKDIIEATEDFDAKYCIGSGAYGSVYRAELASGELLAVKKIHLPDTEGTCDEQPFQTEIQTLTQIRHRNIVKLYGFCSSPRRKFLVYEYMERGSLGSVLRSDTAAELDWVKRLSIVKDVARALFYMHHDCTPPIVHRDITSNNILLDSEFNACVSDFGIARLLNPDSSNWTMLAGTPGYLAPELAYTMRVTTQCDAYSFGVVTLELLIGAYGEVLISILSSSPINDSFVKDVLDRRLPVPEGQVADEVVAILSLVLRSVDNSPESRPTMKQVYDKLCVVRTPPLSLRSIDALKFSDLMSVEI